Genomic segment of Kibdelosporangium phytohabitans:
AACAGGCCCGGCAGCCGCGGTCGTACGGACGCGGGCACCCATCGGGTGAAGATGAAAGCGCCCAGAACGCTGCCCAAAGGGTCACTCGCGAGGATGAGGCCGGTGGCGGTGCCGCTGGCGTCACCGAAGACGCTGGCGTAGGGCGCCGCGATGCCCTCGTAGACCGGCAGCAGCCCCATCAGCCACGTGATCAGCAGCAACGTCCGCAGGCCCGGGTCGGCGAAGACCAGCCTGCTGCCCTGGCTGATCGAACCGAAGAACGAGGGCCGGTCCTGTTTGGCCGCCGCGGCCGGCCGTGCGCGCATCCCCAACCGCAGGATCGCGGCGGACAGCACGAACGTGGCCGCGTCGATCACCAGCGCGATTCTCGGGTCGATCTGGGAGATCAGCACGCCACCGCCGGCGAAGCCGAGCAACTGGGCGGACTGGCTGGTGATGTTGCGGATGGCCATGCCGGTGATGAACCGGTCGCCTTTGAGGATGTCGGGCAGCGTGGCCAGCTGGGACGCCTTGAACAGCGGGTTGAGCAGGGTCGCCAGCGCGACCAGCAGGCCGATCAGCCAGAACGGGATCCCCGGGATGGCGATGAGCAGGATCAGCGCGGCTCTGATCAGGTCCGCGGTGATCATCACGTTGCGCCGGGAGAAGCGGTCGGCCAGCCCGGTCAGCAGGATGCCGCCGAGCAGCGACGGGGCGAAGGTCAGCGCGTAGGTCAGGCCGGTCAGCGTCGCCGAGCCCGTCTGCTTGAAGACGAGGACCGACAGCGCGACCCTCGCCATCTGGTCGCCGACGATCGAGAAGATCTCGGCGAACCACAGCGCTCGAAACTCAGCTACGGCGAACACGTCGCGGAACGTGACTCGCCCCGGTGCTTCCGTCACTCACCGACCCCTTATGTACGCCCCGGCGGCTACCGACTGACGGGACCTTAGATGCTTGCCGTCACGAGTCAATCACAAAGCGTCAGAAGTCCACTCCGGCATGTCGCCGTGTTGCCCTGTTCATGAGATTGACTCGGGAAATCGGCTTACGGTTCCACGTCCGCTCGGTCATCCACCACGGCCGTTCGGATCGATCCGGACGACCACACCGGGCAGGTCGATGATGACAGCGTTGAGCTCGCCACGGGTCTTCGCGCCCATGGCCGCGCCGAGCCGGTCCGCGAACCCGTCGACGTCGATCAGGCCTCTGGCCAGCGCCTTGTTCAGCAGGCTCGCCACGTGCTCCCGTTCGGCGTCGGAAACCCGCAGATCACGGGGGTCCACCCGGCCGTACGGCTGCGCAGTAGCCCTCGCGTCATCCGCCACGGCCACACGGTAGCGAAATATCTTAGCCGTCGAAACATTGCGCCGGACGTACCCGATCCACTTTGGACCATTCGTTCGTGTCCACGCTGGTCCATCCGGTCCAGCACAGCGCTGTGGGCGGGCAGCGGCGCTGCCCGCCCGCAGTCGCGTTGCCAATCGGGTTGGCAACTCCTTGATTTACTTCGCCGCCGCCACTTCGGGGGCGGGGTCGTCCGATCCGAGCGTGTCGATCAGTTCGTCGCGCTTGGCCGTGCGTTCCGGGAAGAACAGTCCACCCAGGACGTAGACGAGCGTCGAGGTGATGATCGGGTAAGCGACCAGCGCCTCCTTGGACACCGTGACACCGCTCTTCTGCGAGATGAACAGCACCGCCCACACGCCGAGGCCGAGCAGCACGGCCGACAGCGCGGCGCGCGGGCCGGAGCGGCGGAACCACGGCAGCAGACCGAGCAGGAGCGGGATGCCGATCACGCCGACGGTCGCCGCGACCACGTCGACCACGATCTTGATCACCACACCGGTGCCGCTCGTGCTGATCGCGATCAGCATGCTCACCGCGATGAACAGGAACGTGGTGATCCGGGCCAACTGGAGCTGGGCGGCCTCGCCGAGCCGGGTGGTGCCCTTCCAGATCCGCGGCAGCATGTCGCGGGTGATCACCGCGGAGATCACGTTGGCGTCCGACGACACCATCGCCATGGTGTGCGAGAAGAACCCGGCGAGCACCAGGCCGACCAGGCCGGCGGGCAGCATCTGGACGCCCATCGCGACGTACGCGTCGTCGGCGTTGCCGAGGCCGGGCACGATCAGCGGCGCGGCCCACATCGGCAGGAACAGCACCAAGGGCCAGACCAGCCACAGCACGCTGGACAGCGCGGCGGAGCGGCGCGCTGCCGATCCGTCCGGCGCGGCCATGTAGCGCTGCGCCAGGTTCCACATGCCGCCGTTGTACTCGAGTGTCTTGATCAGGAAGAGCGCCAGGAAGAACGTGATCGTGTAAGGCCCGGCCAGCGGCTGGCTGTTCTGCGCGGGCAGCTGGCCCCACATGTCCCAGATCCACGAGACGCCACCGAAGTGCGCGATCACCGCGCCGAACATCGCGAACCCGGCGACGGCCTGGATGACGAACTGGCCGAAGTCGGTGAGCGCGTCCGCCCACAGGCCGCCGATCACCGAGTAGACCATGGTGACCGCGCCGATCAGGATGATTCCCCACGCGATCGGGACCCCGGCGAACCCGCGCAGCAGCACGGCCACGGCCGCCCACTTGGCCGCGATGTCCACGACCTTGAGCAACGAGCCGGACCACGCGAGCACCTGCTGCGTCGGCACGTTGTAGCGCTTGGCCAGGTACTCCAGCGGCGATGCCACGTTGTACTTGGACCTCAACCGGTTCCAGCGCGGCGCGAACAGCCACGCGCCGATACCGACGCCGACACCGATCGTCAACGCCCACCAGATGTAGACGGTCAGGCCGTACTTGTACGCCTCACCAGCGAACGCCACGAACATGACGGCGCTGTAACCGGACATGTGGTGCGAGATCCCGGAGAGCCACCACGGCATCTTGCCGCCCGCGGTGAAGAAGTCACTCGTGTTGGCGACCTTGGCTTTCGACCAGACGCCGATAGCCACCATCACGAAGAAGTACCCGACAACGACTACCCAGTCCAGAGTGCCCATCGCACCTCCAACGTCGACCAAGCGCCCGGCTTGTGACGTACGTCTTACGGACGCGTGACATCGGAGGGGAAGGTCTCGGCCACAACTGAGTCACATTCGTGACTCGCTTTCATGTAGATGAATCGTTAGCCTTGCGCAGGGTTCCCATTGCCCGGTCCATCTCCCAGAACGCCCGCAGCGAGCGGATCAGACCGTCCGGCCCCACCCGGTAGACGAACACGCCCTGGGTGGCGAGGCGCATGCCACCAGGCAGGAAGGCGTGGATCGTGCCCACGTTGGCGACCTCGTCGCCTGCCGCGAACGAGTCGTCGATGTCGAACTCGAACCGCTCCACCGTGGCAACCGTTTTGTCCCAGAACGCCCGGATCCCGTCGTGGCCGTGGTGCCCGAGGCCGGTCGGGTCGATCGGCGACACCCCGACGGGGTCCTCGATCACGGCGTCGGGCGCGAACAACGCCACCCACTCGTCCTCCGCGCCCCGGCCGACCGCACTCATCGAACGGCGGGACGCGGTGCGCGCCGGGTGCTCGGTCTCGGTCGCCCTCCAGGTCACGGCAGTCATCTGGGTCCCCTTTCAGATCTTGTGCAGGATCTCGTCGGCGAAGCGCTTCATGCCGTCCTTCTTGGCGGCGAGGTCACCGTCCATGCCGACGCCGTAGAACACCCATGGCGCGACGAGCACGTCCGTGACACCGATGTCCGCCTGCTGGCGGTATCCGTCGAGGCCGAAGCGGTCGATGCAGACGGCCTGGATCTCGAAGGGCACCTCGGTCCGCTCGTACTCGGCGAGCAGCCGGCCGAGCCGGTCGACGGTGGCCTTCAGGTCGTCGAACTTGATCATGGCCGAGGTCCAGCCGTCTCCGATCCGCGCGGCGCGCCGCAGCCCGCGCTCGGTGTGCCCGCCGACGTAGAACGGCACGGGCTCGCTCGGCGCCGGGCTCATCCGCAGCTTGTCGAAGTCGAAGTGCTCGCCGTGGTACTCGACCATCCCGCCGCCGAGGACGAGTTTCAGCACGTCGATGGCCTCGTCGACGCGTGCGCCGCGGTTGGCGAACGGCGCGCCGCACCACTCGAACTCCTCGGGCGTCCAGCCGATGCCGACACCGAGCCCGAACCGGTTGCCGGTGAGGCAGGCGACCGACTGCACCTGGCGGGCGAGCAGCAACGGGTTGCGCGGACCGAGTTTCAGAACCTGTGTGTAGAACCTGATCTCATCGGTGACCGCACCCATCGCGGCTGCGGCGACCAGCGGGTCGACCCACGGCGTGTGCTCGTTCCAGAACCGCGTTCCGTCCGGTGTGTACGGATAGTCCTCCGACACCTTCTCGGAGTAGAAAATGGAGTCTGGCAGGGCAATCGCCGAGTATCCGCACTCCTGTGCGGTACGCGCCAGCTCGGTCAGCTGGTCGAGCGGGCTCAACGCGACTGCGACCGTGAACTTCATGGGCGGTGCCGTCCTTCCCGGGCCGACAGGAAGAACAACTGTAACGTGTTCTACTTCTTGCTGTCACCGTCTGGGCGATTGAGGAACACCACGCCGCGGTCGAGATCTACAAGGTGCGGCGGCGCGCCGTCCTGCTCTTCCTCGCGCATCAGGGACTGCGTCACGCGCTGATCGAGCTCGACCCGCTTGCTGCCGTGGAGGAACGCCGTGAATTCGTCGAAGGCCATCCCGGAGAAGGGCGCGCCCGACTTCTTCGCCCGGCGGATCCGGCGCCAGACCAGTTCGAGGATCGCCATGCCGATCAGCAACACGGCGAGCGCAGGCAGTGAGACGCCCCACATCATCTCCATACCTGGCCAACGCGCGGTGGCGAGCGCCCGTTCCGGTCCGCGGGACGAGATTTATCGCCCGCTTATCACCCGCAGGGGTGAGTTTTTGTGTTACCGGCGGTCACAGACGACTACAACGTCACGAGGCGAGTGTCCTGACGTCGCACTATCGGACGAGTGACCGGGCGTGGAGGCGCGGATGGTGAACAACATCGACCACCGCCAGGTGCGGCCGACAGGAGCGGTCGTCACCGGGCGGTCGACAGAAGGCGGGCTGGGCATCGCCTTGGTCGACTCGGTTCCGCTTGTCCGCGAGGGCCTGTCAGCACTGGTGATGCGAACCCGCGGACTGCGGTGGGTCGGCGCGGCGGGCAGCCCGCACGCCGCGTTGCAGCTGTGCGAGCGGTTCCGGCCGCACGCGGTGATCATCGATTCGGGTCTCGACCCGAGGTGGCACCTGTCGCGGATGCTGATCGGCAACGACTCCGACCTCGGGGTCCTGCTGATGATCCGCGAGGCGCAGCGCAACACGCAGTACATCGCGGGCGCGATCGCCGCGGGTGTGCACGGCGTGATCTCACGGCGCAGCGAGCCGCCTCAGCTGATCCAGGCGATCCAGCGCGTGCACGCGGAGCGCCGGTACATCGACCCGACGCTGGCACCCGCGCTGGGCACGCCGAAGGGCAAGGGCGGCGGGCCGGTGATGCCCACGCACGGGCAGCAGCCGCTGTCCAGGCGTGAGTACCAGGTGCTGCAGCTGATCGCGGACGGGTTGGAGAACCAGGCGATCGCCAAGGTGCTGTACGTGTCGGTGGAGACGGTCCGCACGCACGTGAAGAGCATCCTGCGCAAGCTGTCCGCACGAGACCGCACGCACGCGGTTGCGGTGGCCTTCCGCTCCGGAGTACTCACGGTGAACCAGGAAGAGCACCCGTACTGACGGCGGCAGGGCGTCTGGTTCACCACATCGGCGGGATCCGCTTGCCCAGGTTACCGGCAAGTAATATCCTGTTGTTACCGGCGAGTAGCACAAGCCTGCCCCGGAAACGCAGACACACAGGGGAGCGACCCAATGGCCCACTACAAGAGCAACGTTCGCGACCTGGAGTTCAACCTCTTCGAGGTGTTCAAGGTCCAGGAGCGACTCGGCACGGGACCGTTCGCGGAGGCGGACGAGGACACCGCGCGCGGCGTGCTGGCCGAACTGAACAAGGTGGCCGTCGGCCCCCTCGCGGACTCCTTCGTCGAAGGTGACCGCAAAGGCACCACGTACGACCCGAAGACCTTCTCGGTGACGCTCCCCGAGGCGTTCAAGAAGTCCTACCAGGCGCTGTGGGACGGCGAGTGGTACCGGATCGGCCTGAGCAACGAGCTCGGCGGCCTCGGCATCCCGCCGTCGGTGACCTGGGCGGCGGCCGAGCTGATCCTCGGCTCCAACCCGGCCCTGTTCATGTACATGGCCGGCCCGAACTTCGCCGAGGTCGTGCACCGCAACGGCAACGACGAGCAGAAGCACTGGGCCGAGCTGATGATCGAGCGCGGCTGGGGCGCCACGATGGTGCTGACCGAGCCGGACGCCGGCTCCGACGTCGGCGCGGCGCGCACGAAGGCCGTGCTGCAGGAGGACGGCAGCTGGCACCTGGACGGCGTGAAGCGCTTCATCACCTCGGCCGACCAGGACATGACCGAGAACATCATGCACCTGGTGCTGGCCCGCCCGGAGGGGCCGGGAATCGAGACCAGGCCGGGCACCAAGGGCCTGAGCCTGTTCCTGGTGCCGAAGTTCCACTTCGACTCGCAGAGCGGCGCACTGGGCGAGCGCAACGGCGCCTACGTGACCAACGTCGAGCACAAGATGGGCCTGAACGCGTCGGCCACCTGTGAGCTGACCTTCGGCCAGCACGACAAGCCCGCGGTCGGCTGGCTGCTCGGCGACGTGCACAACGGCATCGCGCAGATGTTCCAGGTGATCGAGTACGCCCGGATGATGGTCGGCACGAAGGCCATCGCCACCCTCTCGACCGGCTACCTGAACGCGCTGGACTACGCCAAGGAGCGCGTGCAGGGCGCGGACCTGCCGAACATGCTCAACAAGACGGCGCCTCGCGTGACCATCACGCACCACCCGGACGTGCGCCGCAGCCTGATGCTGCAGAAGGCGTACGCCGAAGGCCTGCGCGCGGTGTACCTGTACACCGCGACGTTCCAGGACCGGATCGCGCTGGACCAGGACACGGACCTCAACTCGAGGATCAACGACCTGCTGCTGCCGATCGTGAAGGGCGTCGGCTCGGAGCGCGCGTACGAGCAGCTGACCCAGTCGCTGCAGATCCTCGGCGGCTCCGGCTTCCTGCAGGACTACCCGATCGAGCAGTACATCAGGGACGCCAAGATCGACTCGCTGTACGAGGGAACGACGGCGATCCAGTCGCTCGACTTCTTCTTCCGCAAGATCGTCCGCGACAAGGGCCAGGCACTGGCCCACGTGGCGGGGGAGATCAACGACTTCCTCTCGGCCGAAGGCGGCAACGGCAGGCTCAAGGAGGAGCGCGCGGCCCTCAAGCAGGCGCTCGAGGACGTCCAGGGCATCATCGGAGCCCTGATCGGGCACCTGACCAGCTCGCAGCAAGACCCGCAGAACATCAACAAGGTCGGCCAGCACACCGTCCGGCTGCTGCTGAACACCGGCGACCTGCTGATCGGCTGGCTGCTGCTGCGCCAGGCCGAAGTGGCGCTCGGCGCGCTGTCCGGCGAGGTCTCCGCCCGCGACAAGGCGTTCTACGAGGGCAAGGTGGCCGTCGCGTCGTTCTTCGCCCGCAACGTCCTGCCTGAGCTCGCCGCGGGCCGCAAGATCGTGGAAGCGGCGGACAACTCCCTGATGGAGCTGGACGAAGCAGCCTTCTGAGACCCCGCTCCCGCGGCGGAAAAGGGCGGCGATCCCTGGCGGGGGATCGCCGCCCTTCTGGCTGTCCATCCGAGAAGGCGGGCGCAGCGGAGACCCGTCACAGGCTCCTGCGTGTTCCGTGCCGGGACAGCACCGCCAGAGCTAGGCCGGCGGAGCCGGACACGTGATCTTGGGCTGCGG
This window contains:
- a CDS encoding acyl-CoA dehydrogenase, producing the protein MAHYKSNVRDLEFNLFEVFKVQERLGTGPFAEADEDTARGVLAELNKVAVGPLADSFVEGDRKGTTYDPKTFSVTLPEAFKKSYQALWDGEWYRIGLSNELGGLGIPPSVTWAAAELILGSNPALFMYMAGPNFAEVVHRNGNDEQKHWAELMIERGWGATMVLTEPDAGSDVGAARTKAVLQEDGSWHLDGVKRFITSADQDMTENIMHLVLARPEGPGIETRPGTKGLSLFLVPKFHFDSQSGALGERNGAYVTNVEHKMGLNASATCELTFGQHDKPAVGWLLGDVHNGIAQMFQVIEYARMMVGTKAIATLSTGYLNALDYAKERVQGADLPNMLNKTAPRVTITHHPDVRRSLMLQKAYAEGLRAVYLYTATFQDRIALDQDTDLNSRINDLLLPIVKGVGSERAYEQLTQSLQILGGSGFLQDYPIEQYIRDAKIDSLYEGTTAIQSLDFFFRKIVRDKGQALAHVAGEINDFLSAEGGNGRLKEERAALKQALEDVQGIIGALIGHLTSSQQDPQNINKVGQHTVRLLLNTGDLLIGWLLLRQAEVALGALSGEVSARDKAFYEGKVAVASFFARNVLPELAAGRKIVEAADNSLMELDEAAF
- a CDS encoding DUF6191 domain-containing protein; translation: MMWGVSLPALAVLLIGMAILELVWRRIRRAKKSGAPFSGMAFDEFTAFLHGSKRVELDQRVTQSLMREEEQDGAPPHLVDLDRGVVFLNRPDGDSKK
- a CDS encoding sodium:solute symporter family protein, whose amino-acid sequence is MGTLDWVVVVGYFFVMVAIGVWSKAKVANTSDFFTAGGKMPWWLSGISHHMSGYSAVMFVAFAGEAYKYGLTVYIWWALTIGVGVGIGAWLFAPRWNRLRSKYNVASPLEYLAKRYNVPTQQVLAWSGSLLKVVDIAAKWAAVAVLLRGFAGVPIAWGIILIGAVTMVYSVIGGLWADALTDFGQFVIQAVAGFAMFGAVIAHFGGVSWIWDMWGQLPAQNSQPLAGPYTITFFLALFLIKTLEYNGGMWNLAQRYMAAPDGSAARRSAALSSVLWLVWPLVLFLPMWAAPLIVPGLGNADDAYVAMGVQMLPAGLVGLVLAGFFSHTMAMVSSDANVISAVITRDMLPRIWKGTTRLGEAAQLQLARITTFLFIAVSMLIAISTSGTGVVIKIVVDVVAATVGVIGIPLLLGLLPWFRRSGPRAALSAVLLGLGVWAVLFISQKSGVTVSKEALVAYPIITSTLVYVLGGLFFPERTAKRDELIDTLGSDDPAPEVAAAK
- a CDS encoding response regulator transcription factor, whose product is MVNNIDHRQVRPTGAVVTGRSTEGGLGIALVDSVPLVREGLSALVMRTRGLRWVGAAGSPHAALQLCERFRPHAVIIDSGLDPRWHLSRMLIGNDSDLGVLLMIREAQRNTQYIAGAIAAGVHGVISRRSEPPQLIQAIQRVHAERRYIDPTLAPALGTPKGKGGGPVMPTHGQQPLSRREYQVLQLIADGLENQAIAKVLYVSVETVRTHVKSILRKLSARDRTHAVAVAFRSGVLTVNQEEHPY
- a CDS encoding TIGR03619 family F420-dependent LLM class oxidoreductase, which encodes MKFTVAVALSPLDQLTELARTAQECGYSAIALPDSIFYSEKVSEDYPYTPDGTRFWNEHTPWVDPLVAAAAMGAVTDEIRFYTQVLKLGPRNPLLLARQVQSVACLTGNRFGLGVGIGWTPEEFEWCGAPFANRGARVDEAIDVLKLVLGGGMVEYHGEHFDFDKLRMSPAPSEPVPFYVGGHTERGLRRAARIGDGWTSAMIKFDDLKATVDRLGRLLAEYERTEVPFEIQAVCIDRFGLDGYRQQADIGVTDVLVAPWVFYGVGMDGDLAAKKDGMKRFADEILHKI
- a CDS encoding DUF1707 SHOCT-like domain-containing protein; this encodes MADDARATAQPYGRVDPRDLRVSDAEREHVASLLNKALARGLIDVDGFADRLGAAMGAKTRGELNAVIIDLPGVVVRIDPNGRGG
- a CDS encoding nuclear transport factor 2 family protein; protein product: MTAVTWRATETEHPARTASRRSMSAVGRGAEDEWVALFAPDAVIEDPVGVSPIDPTGLGHHGHDGIRAFWDKTVATVERFEFDIDDSFAAGDEVANVGTIHAFLPGGMRLATQGVFVYRVGPDGLIRSLRAFWEMDRAMGTLRKANDSST
- a CDS encoding MFS transporter → MTEAPGRVTFRDVFAVAEFRALWFAEIFSIVGDQMARVALSVLVFKQTGSATLTGLTYALTFAPSLLGGILLTGLADRFSRRNVMITADLIRAALILLIAIPGIPFWLIGLLVALATLLNPLFKASQLATLPDILKGDRFITGMAIRNITSQSAQLLGFAGGGVLISQIDPRIALVIDAATFVLSAAILRLGMRARPAAAAKQDRPSFFGSISQGSRLVFADPGLRTLLLITWLMGLLPVYEGIAAPYASVFGDASGTATGLILASDPLGSVLGAFIFTRWVPASVRPRLPGLLSLAAAVPLLLCFLQPGLVVSLVLFVLSGGIGTVALMQATASLSLGVPDSSRAQAMGLSNTGLTTVLGVSPLIGGLLTDMTTPQTTVAAFGTAGLLAAIPLAIAWHRNIRKDPERWVSQ